A region of Sulfurimonas sp. DNA encodes the following proteins:
- a CDS encoding DUF507 family protein has product MKISLKTIPHISSRVAIDLNKSGFVTMTKGLEAVAQEAEKVIRFSVEQEMALEDKAADICDDNEEEIEFMLADERQLFFMIKKKLAPEFGVILNYEERYSDISHKILDELYEEDLIHFDVTENRIKNIIYSAITSFIADASEMDDAVMDKIRSYKKRYIPGTDEFDILYEKIYREELTKRGME; this is encoded by the coding sequence ATGAAAATTTCATTAAAAACTATACCTCATATATCAAGTAGAGTCGCAATCGATTTAAATAAAAGTGGTTTTGTTACTATGACAAAAGGTCTTGAAGCAGTCGCACAAGAAGCAGAGAAAGTAATTCGTTTTAGTGTTGAACAAGAGATGGCACTTGAAGATAAAGCCGCAGACATTTGTGATGATAACGAAGAAGAGATAGAGTTTATGCTTGCTGATGAACGACAACTTTTCTTTATGATTAAGAAAAAATTAGCACCAGAATTTGGTGTAATTCTTAACTATGAAGAGAGATATTCAGATATTTCTCATAAGATTTTAGATGAACTTTATGAAGAAGATTTAATTCATTTTGATGTAACTGAAAACAGAATAAAAAACATCATTTATAGTGCGATAACATCTTTTATAGCAGATGCTTCTGAAATGGATGACGCAGTAATGGATAAAATAAGATCTTACAAAAAAAGATATATACCAGGAACTGATGAGTTTGATATTTTATATGAGAAAATATATAGAGAAGAGTTAACTAAAAGAGGCATGGAATAA
- the carA gene encoding glutamine-hydrolyzing carbamoyl-phosphate synthase small subunit, translating to MKAYIYLENGTFIEAKSFGAEDTVVGEIVFNTSMSGYQEIMSDPSYAGQFVTFTMPEIGNVGVNEQDMESSKAHAKGMLVRKYQARYSSFRAEESLESFLIKHNIMGICDIDTRFLTKMIRKEGAMMMVASTTISDRNELKNILENSPRIEDVNYIEQVSTKIIYKHERSTYSNTEFKYDETPITQANIAVIDFGVKRNILNEIVSAGIGVEVIPNSFKAEDLIKSYKSKIIDGVFLSNGPGDPLVLKREQEQIKKLIDAKIPMFGICLGHQLLSISHGYDTFKLKFGHHGGNHPVKNEKTGLVEITAQNHNYNVPNNIIEIADVTHTNLFDNTIEGLKYKDSPIFSVQHHPEASPGPKESQYIFCEFLSLIKR from the coding sequence ATGAAAGCATACATTTATCTTGAAAATGGAACTTTCATAGAAGCTAAGAGTTTTGGAGCTGAAGATACTGTTGTTGGCGAGATAGTTTTTAATACATCTATGAGTGGTTATCAAGAAATCATGTCTGATCCATCTTATGCTGGTCAGTTTGTTACTTTTACAATGCCAGAGATCGGTAATGTTGGTGTGAATGAACAAGATATGGAAAGTTCAAAAGCACATGCTAAAGGTATGTTAGTTAGAAAATATCAAGCTAGATATTCAAGTTTTAGAGCAGAAGAATCTTTAGAGTCTTTTTTAATTAAGCACAATATCATGGGGATTTGTGATATTGATACAAGATTTTTAACTAAGATGATAAGAAAAGAGGGTGCCATGATGATGGTAGCTTCTACAACAATTAGTGATAGAAATGAGCTAAAAAACATTTTAGAAAATTCTCCTCGCATTGAAGATGTAAATTATATAGAGCAAGTAAGTACAAAAATAATTTACAAGCATGAACGCTCAACTTACTCAAACACAGAGTTCAAATATGATGAAACACCAATAACTCAAGCAAATATCGCTGTTATTGACTTTGGTGTTAAGCGTAATATTTTAAATGAAATAGTAAGTGCTGGTATCGGTGTCGAGGTTATTCCAAATTCGTTTAAAGCAGAAGATTTAATAAAAAGTTATAAGTCTAAAATAATTGATGGTGTGTTTTTGTCAAATGGACCGGGGGATCCACTTGTTTTGAAGCGTGAGCAAGAGCAGATTAAAAAACTCATAGATGCTAAAATTCCAATGTTTGGTATTTGTTTGGGTCATCAACTACTTTCTATATCTCATGGATATGATACTTTTAAATTAAAATTTGGTCATCATGGCGGAAATCATCCTGTTAAAAATGAAAAAACAGGATTAGTTGAGATTACTGCACAAAATCACAATTATAATGTTCCTAATAATATTATAGAAATTGCAGATGTAACTCATACAAATCTTTTTGATAATACCATAGAGGGTTTGAAATACAAAGATTCTCCAATCTTTTCAGTTCAGCATCATCCTGAAGCTAGTCCAGGGCCAAAAGAGAGTCAATATATCTTCTGTGAATTTCTATCTCTAATAAAAAGGTAG
- the ccoN gene encoding cytochrome-c oxidase, cbb3-type subunit I yields the protein MENRPLEYDYTVAKMFMVSTIVLGIVGMLVGVILAFQLAFPGLNLMLGEGLAEYTNFSRLRPLHTDAVIFGFTLSGIFSTWYYVGQRVLKVSMAESGLLMFLGKLHFWLYLVGVAAVVVSLLMGITTSKEYAEFEWPIDIAIVIVWVIFGMSIFGLIGIRREKSLYISIWYYIATFLGITMLYLFNNMEIPTILGTSAAGETGIGAWYHSVSMYAGTNDALVEWWYGHNAVAFGFTVPIVAMIYYFLPKESGQAIYSYKLSLLSFWGLMFVYLWAGGHHLLYSTVPDWLQTMGSIFSVILILPSWGSAINMLLTMKGEWQQVAASPLIKFMVLGSTFYMFSTLEGPIQAIKSVNAIAHFTDWIVGHVHDGTLGWVGFMIMAALYHMAPRVFKREIYSKSLMAAQFWIQTLGIVLYFTSMWIAGITQGMMWRAHDEFGNLAYSFIDTVTILHPYYAIRGVGGLLYLVGFFMFAYNIYKTMSAREVEESELQSASPMGA from the coding sequence ATGGAGAATCGTCCATTAGAGTACGACTATACGGTTGCAAAGATGTTCATGGTTTCAACAATTGTTTTAGGAATTGTTGGCATGCTCGTCGGTGTAATCTTAGCATTTCAACTTGCTTTTCCAGGGTTAAACCTGATGTTAGGTGAGGGACTTGCTGAGTATACAAACTTTAGTCGTCTTCGTCCACTGCACACAGATGCAGTAATTTTTGGTTTTACACTAAGTGGTATTTTTTCTACTTGGTATTATGTTGGTCAGCGTGTTTTAAAAGTGTCAATGGCAGAGTCAGGGCTATTGATGTTTTTAGGAAAATTACACTTTTGGTTATACTTAGTAGGTGTTGCAGCAGTTGTTGTTTCACTATTAATGGGTATTACAACTTCAAAAGAGTATGCTGAATTTGAGTGGCCTATTGATATCGCTATCGTTATCGTTTGGGTTATCTTTGGTATGAGTATTTTTGGTCTTATCGGTATTCGCCGTGAAAAATCACTATATATTTCTATTTGGTATTATATCGCTACATTCCTAGGTATAACTATGCTTTATCTTTTCAACAATATGGAGATTCCTACTATTTTAGGTACATCTGCTGCTGGTGAAACAGGAATTGGTGCGTGGTATCATTCAGTATCTATGTATGCTGGTACGAATGACGCTCTTGTAGAGTGGTGGTATGGTCATAATGCGGTTGCATTTGGTTTTACTGTTCCTATTGTTGCTATGATTTACTACTTTTTACCAAAAGAATCAGGTCAAGCTATTTATTCTTATAAATTGTCTTTACTTTCATTTTGGGGTTTAATGTTTGTATATTTATGGGCAGGTGGTCACCACTTGTTATACTCAACTGTTCCCGATTGGTTACAGACTATGGGTTCAATTTTCTCAGTAATATTGATTCTTCCTTCATGGGGTTCAGCGATTAATATGCTTCTTACAATGAAAGGCGAGTGGCAACAAGTTGCGGCGTCTCCATTAATTAAGTTTATGGTTCTTGGTTCTACATTTTATATGTTCTCAACTTTAGAAGGCCCTATTCAGGCAATTAAATCTGTTAATGCAATCGCACACTTTACTGATTGGATCGTTGGTCATGTTCATGATGGTACTCTTGGTTGGGTTGGTTTCATGATTATGGCTGCACTTTACCACATGGCTCCACGTGTATTTAAGCGTGAGATTTACTCTAAATCGCTTATGGCTGCACAATTTTGGATTCAAACTTTAGGTATTGTTTTATACTTTACTTCTATGTGGATTGCTGGTATTACTCAAGGTATGATGTGGAGAGCTCACGATGAATTTGGTAATTTAGCTTACTCTTTCATTGATACAGTTACTATCCTTCATCCTTACTACGCTATTCGTGGTGTTGGTGGATTATTATATCTAGTTGGTTTCTTTATGTTTGCTTATAACATTTATAAAACTATGTCTGCTCGTGAAGTTGAAGAGTCAGAGCTACAATCAGCATCGCCTATGGGCGCTTAA